The Sesamum indicum cultivar Zhongzhi No. 13 linkage group LG6, S_indicum_v1.0, whole genome shotgun sequence genomic interval cagcaaagcaGCCAGTTGGAAATCATGTGACCGACAAACCATTATGACCGACAGCTGGAAATCATGTAACCGACAAACCATTATGACCGACAGTTGGAAATCACAAGGCGATGACGAAGGCAATGACGTCATCacaaaacaagtttggagtccgaatTTCAAATCCGTGGacacctataaataaagatgtaatgaagcagaagggggacatcagaaaacttctcctactcttcaaagtaTTAGAGTTTTAAGTAGTTTTCAATCTTCTGTAGTActttaaattttcagtttatgggggtttccccaacaagtcaagtcctctacatCATGAGAGGCTAAATAATTGTTTCCTCCaacggaggaataatatctatgtaatattctctatatttcttcacTAAAAGTTAGGCTTCTGTTCGACctgtttgtccaaaattctattaatgcCCTATATTGGAGTCCCTTTTACACCCTAAgataggaaacgaaatagggttgtgctgttttgttactgaaggagccaagATCCTGCGGTGTTGCgatagtgtggttggaagaagttCGTAAAACcaaggacttggaatacccgaAAATCGAACGGTCAaagcaaggtatgaatttatatggtcttaatttatttcggaagcatgttgggccgtTTTAAGAGCATGAAAATAGATTATCTAGCTAATTCCtttgaaagggaaaaatggTCATAAAACAGGCTGAAGGACCTGATTTACGCCAAATTgaaagataaaggactaaatctaatattgaCAAAGTTAGAAGACCAAAATTAATCCGTGACAATGATAAAGGACTAAAGTATTCTTTATCCCAATTTTATTAGTCCTTTTGGGTTCAACTTGCCCGCGGCCCACGGTCCAAGCTTTGATGGAACAAGAGTAATAAATATCCCAgtgcaaaattaattaagttaatgtTATTGTTTAATCAACTGAAATGATGGGCAGGCTGTCCTTACATCCTCATACATGTGCTCTGGtactaattacataaaaaattctagTAGAATTCCTTCCAAATGAAATGCCAACAAGATTACGGCTGGTGTTCCTATGTGCCGGCCtatgagccatccatcaatgCTTTCACGCCGCAACTAGTTGCTTACATATCGCCAACGTGCTCCTATGTGCCGGCCtatgagccatccatcaatgCTTTCACGCCGCAAGTAGTTCCTTACATATCGCCAACTTGATGTCATAGTCAAAGATAGTTATATAATGCTTTCTACCATACCGAAACGTTCCTCTTACCTAGCTTTAGCTTCTAGATACGCTGAAATGCTTAAGGAGAAAGCCAGAATTCTTTCCTATAAATAAGGAGATTGCTTAAAAGTGCTCATTCGTGTGAATTATTAGGCTGTTTGCTATAAATGGTATCATCGATTCtttctattatttacattCATTGTGCTAATCAATCAAGAAACTATGGCTCTAGAAGATACAAAATACACATGTGTAGCAGCCATCTTTGGAGTGACTGGGCTGGTGGGGAAGGAACTCGCAAGAATGCTTCTTGCGACACGTAAATGGAAGGTTTATGGTATTGCTCGCCGGCCAGACAACATCGAGATGGTACGGCAGCGTCCTGGCTACCATTTCATTTCGTGCGACCTCCTTAGCCCTTTGGAAACACAGGCAAAGCTCCCGTCTCTATTAGAGGACATAACCCACATATTCTGGGTCACTTGGGCTAGCCAGTTTCCTCTGGATAGCTCTGAGTGTTACGAGCAGAATAAGGCCATGATGGCTAACGTCCTTAATGCCGTCCTCCCAAACGCCAAGGCGCTAAGGCACGTTTCTCTCCAGACTGGGACTAAGCATTACGTCTCGTTGCAAGGTAATTCTCTTGGCAAAGAAGTCGGCCACTATGAAGAGAAATCCCCAAGGGTGGCTACAGGGTATAACTTTTATTACGCCCTTGAAGACTTGCTGCAAGATAGACTGCCGAGTCATAAGGTGGCTTGGACGATTCACAGGCCTGGACTGATCATGGGTTGCTCTCGGGCTACTTTGTACAATTTCATTGGCAGCATATGTGTATATGGAACTATCTGTAAGTATCTGAACCTCCCGTTTCTTTTCGGGGGCACTAAAGGATGCTGGGAAGAAATGTGCATCGACGCCTCTGATGCACGTCTTGTGGCCGAGCAACACGTTTGGGCTGCTACTAGTGATGATCCAGCCGTGCAGCGACCTGGTAGTGGGCAAGTTTTCAATGCGGTAAATGGTGAACCTTATTCATGGAAGGAGATCTGGCCGGCTATCGGTGCTAAGCTTGGGGTGGACGGGCTAGAGAAGTGCACGTTTTGTGGGGATTTGATGTTTTCATCTGCCATGGCTGACAAAGGAGGGGTTTGGAAAGAAATAGTCGCAAAGGAGGGGCTCGTGCGCACTGAGATGGAAGAATTGGCTAACTGGgactttcttgatattttgttcCGATGTCCTATGAAGATGTTGGCTACTAGACAGAAGGCTGATCTGATGGGATTCAAGACTAGGTACCATGTTTTGGATTCGATATTGTATTGGATTGATGTGATGAGGGCCGAGAAATATATCCCGTGATCATTCAACTATGTAGCAGTTCAGCTATGGAGATGAGAGGTGGTGCTTGGGATGAGGTGCACCACTAAGTTGGTCTGGCCCtcaaaatatttctgaatcaaGAATGTGTATAAATAAGGATGGGATTTAGTACTTTGATTTTATGAGTTTGTTTTGAAGtggttttcttttatcaatttgTGGAAGGAAGGGCAG includes:
- the LOC105164016 gene encoding iridoid synthase; amino-acid sequence: MALEDTKYTCVAAIFGVTGLVGKELARMLLATRKWKVYGIARRPDNIEMVRQRPGYHFISCDLLSPLETQAKLPSLLEDITHIFWVTWASQFPLDSSECYEQNKAMMANVLNAVLPNAKALRHVSLQTGTKHYVSLQGNSLGKEVGHYEEKSPRVATGYNFYYALEDLLQDRLPSHKVAWTIHRPGLIMGCSRATLYNFIGSICVYGTICKYLNLPFLFGGTKGCWEEMCIDASDARLVAEQHVWAATSDDPAVQRPGSGQVFNAVNGEPYSWKEIWPAIGAKLGVDGLEKCTFCGDLMFSSAMADKGGVWKEIVAKEGLVRTEMEELANWDFLDILFRCPMKMLATRQKADLMGFKTRYHVLDSILYWIDVMRAEKYIP